In Brevibacillus brevis NBRC 100599, a single genomic region encodes these proteins:
- the rplT gene encoding 50S ribosomal protein L20, whose amino-acid sequence MPRVKGGIVTRRRHKKILKLAKGYFGSKHRLFKSANAQVMKSLLYAYRDRRQKKRDFRKLWITRINAQARMNGLSYSRLMHGLKVAGIEVNRKMLADLAVNDKAAFNELATVAKSKLNA is encoded by the coding sequence ATGCCAAGAGTAAAAGGTGGCATTGTTACACGCCGTCGTCATAAGAAAATCCTGAAGCTGGCGAAAGGATACTTCGGTTCCAAACATCGCCTGTTTAAATCCGCTAATGCGCAGGTAATGAAATCCCTGCTGTATGCATACCGTGACCGTCGTCAAAAGAAACGTGATTTCCGCAAACTGTGGATCACTCGTATTAACGCACAAGCTCGCATGAACGGTCTGTCCTACAGCCGTTTGATGCACGGCCTGAAAGTTGCTGGCATCGAAGTTAACCGCAAAATGCTGGCTGACTTGGCTGTTAACGACAAAGCTGCGTTCAACGAACTGGCAACAGTTGCAAAAAGCAAACTGAACGCTTAA